One stretch of Schlesneria sp. DSM 10557 DNA includes these proteins:
- a CDS encoding DUF1501 domain-containing protein, with the protein MFVIPGQYGKDNCDGYSRRELLRVGGASLMGLSLPTLLKHEKVHAAEEARYGGVGYGKAKHVILVYLQGGPSHLDLWDPKPDVPDNVKSVFGPIDTKLPGVQFTELMPKLAQELDKTTLLRAVSYSPNGLFNHTAAIYQMMTGYTADKVSPSGQLEPPSPKDFPNWGCHVIKARPPEVPMLPFVMMPRPLQESNVIGKGGTAGFMGRAFDPYTLYPTGDDMDMSKMDRIRVDDLQLRPEVPQDRLARRASLRETVNASLDDLDKAVSKYALDEYYGKALSLVLSGQAREAFNLSAETDALRDKYGRNTFGQSCLLARRLIEAGTRVVQVNWPKVANSDNHSFDVHAGLSARMKNQSGPMLDAGLSSLIADLDDRGMLQDTLVLAIGEFGRSPKRGVSTSGNGNTDDGRDHWPYCYTGIMAGAGVKRGFVWGKSDQTASAPVENPVHPIELLATIYHSVGMNPRRMVYNHLNQPREMVNADAVTGILS; encoded by the coding sequence ATGTTTGTGATTCCCGGCCAATACGGTAAAGACAATTGCGATGGATACAGTCGTCGGGAGTTGCTGAGAGTCGGTGGTGCGTCGCTGATGGGCCTTTCACTGCCCACTCTGCTGAAGCATGAGAAAGTTCACGCTGCGGAAGAAGCACGCTACGGCGGTGTGGGATACGGCAAAGCAAAGCATGTCATTCTGGTCTATCTGCAGGGGGGACCAAGTCACCTCGACCTGTGGGATCCGAAGCCCGATGTTCCTGACAACGTCAAAAGTGTCTTTGGGCCGATCGACACCAAATTGCCTGGCGTTCAGTTCACTGAGTTGATGCCCAAGCTGGCTCAGGAACTCGACAAAACAACGTTGTTGCGCGCTGTCAGTTACTCACCCAACGGACTGTTTAATCACACCGCCGCAATCTATCAGATGATGACCGGCTATACGGCCGACAAGGTCAGTCCTTCAGGACAGTTGGAACCACCGAGCCCCAAGGACTTCCCGAACTGGGGCTGCCACGTCATCAAGGCTCGGCCACCGGAAGTTCCGATGCTGCCGTTCGTGATGATGCCTCGGCCTCTGCAGGAAAGTAATGTGATCGGCAAGGGGGGAACTGCGGGCTTCATGGGCCGTGCCTTCGATCCGTACACGCTCTATCCGACCGGAGACGACATGGATATGTCGAAGATGGATCGCATTCGAGTGGACGATTTGCAGCTTCGTCCCGAAGTGCCACAGGATCGTCTGGCCCGCCGAGCCAGCCTGCGTGAAACGGTCAATGCCAGCCTGGACGACCTCGATAAGGCCGTCAGCAAATATGCACTGGATGAATACTACGGCAAGGCTCTGTCGCTGGTTCTGTCAGGCCAGGCACGTGAAGCGTTCAACCTTTCTGCCGAAACCGATGCCTTACGGGACAAGTATGGCAGGAACACATTTGGGCAAAGTTGTCTGCTCGCCCGCCGACTGATCGAAGCAGGGACTCGCGTTGTCCAGGTGAACTGGCCAAAAGTCGCGAACTCAGACAATCATTCGTTCGACGTTCATGCGGGACTTTCCGCCCGAATGAAGAATCAGTCGGGACCCATGCTGGACGCCGGGCTATCGTCACTGATCGCTGATCTGGATGATCGCGGAATGCTCCAGGATACTCTCGTTCTCGCGATTGGGGAATTCGGACGCAGCCCCAAACGAGGTGTCAGCACCTCGGGCAATGGGAACACTGACGACGGGCGTGATCACTGGCCTTACTGCTACACCGGCATTATGGCCGGGGCCGGGGTCAAACGAGGATTTGTCTGGGGCAAGTCTGACCAGACCGCTTCGGCTCCTGTGGAAAACCCCGTTCATCCGATCGAGCTGCTCGCTACGATTTACCATAGCGTCGGGATGAATCCACGTCGAATGGTCTATAACCACTTGAACCAGCCTCGAGAGATGGTCAACGCCGATGCAGTGACCGGCATTCTTTCCTGA